From the Oleiharenicola lentus genome, one window contains:
- a CDS encoding carbohydrate ABC transporter permease has product MTQSRRQLRAGLGYTALWVVGLGVFTAYPVLASVYYSFCDYSVLTSPVWIGTENYQRLWHDDLFWRALRNTLYFAVFSVPLGAIVSLSLALLLNQDVRGRPFFRALFYLPSIVPAVASSMLWLWIFNGQYGLLNFVLTPILGVVGLQPPIWLADPNWAKPALVMMSLWGVGNSMIIYLAGLQDVPKELYESAEIDGAGPWRKFWHITLPCISPVIYFNVLMGTIGALQVFTQAFIMSGGTDDGSPARSTLFYALYLFGQAFYQLRMGYASAMAWILFVIIVSLTWLATKLSARHVHYNR; this is encoded by the coding sequence ATGACGCAATCACGACGTCAACTCCGCGCCGGCCTCGGCTACACCGCCCTCTGGGTGGTCGGCCTCGGCGTGTTCACCGCCTACCCGGTGCTCGCCTCCGTCTACTATAGCTTCTGCGACTATTCCGTGCTCACCTCCCCGGTGTGGATCGGCACGGAAAATTACCAGCGCCTCTGGCACGACGACCTTTTCTGGCGCGCGCTGCGCAACACGCTGTATTTCGCCGTGTTTTCCGTGCCGCTCGGCGCCATCGTCTCGCTCTCACTTGCACTCCTGCTCAACCAGGACGTCCGCGGTCGGCCGTTTTTCCGCGCCCTCTTCTACCTGCCTTCCATCGTCCCGGCCGTGGCCAGCTCCATGCTCTGGCTCTGGATCTTCAACGGCCAATACGGACTGCTCAACTTCGTGCTCACGCCGATCCTCGGCGTGGTCGGCCTCCAGCCGCCCATCTGGCTCGCCGATCCCAACTGGGCGAAACCCGCGCTGGTCATGATGAGCCTTTGGGGTGTCGGCAACTCCATGATCATCTACCTGGCCGGCCTACAGGACGTGCCCAAGGAGCTCTACGAGTCCGCGGAAATCGACGGGGCCGGCCCTTGGCGCAAGTTCTGGCATATCACTCTACCCTGCATCTCGCCGGTCATCTACTTCAACGTCCTCATGGGCACCATCGGCGCGCTCCAAGTCTTCACCCAGGCCTTTATCATGTCGGGCGGCACCGATGACGGCAGCCCCGCCCGCTCGACGCTTTTCTACGCCCTCTACCTCTTCGGCCAGGCTTTCTACCAGCTGCGCATGGGCTATGCTTCCGCCATGGCCTGGATCCTCTTCGTGATCATCGTCAGCCTCACCTGGCTCGCGACCAAACTCTCGGCCCGGCACGTGCACTACAACCGCTGA
- a CDS encoding carbohydrate ABC transporter permease, with amino-acid sequence MPRPASTRFVVYGLLFTLGSLFATPFVWLVLTALKPVEQTTKFPPVFIPRAYHAELDGRSVEVTKDYVLTQDAVIVEAAGLRHVVSLAQFDEAAGTARLAPDAPPLPARLLRRVQAGDWRVTERAEGFGRAGSLAWDIVPESAIDARVKPRWENFSLAIATIGGRSVEEVQGTVSTVHSHGADSEVTFWDFLTNTLLVCVLGTIGAVLSNALIAYGFARLQWPGRDLLFAITLGTMMVPFPVLMVPLYGVFKELGWIGTLLPLWVPAWFGSAFNIFLMRQFFRTIPEDLSEAARIDGCSEWQIFWKVILPLSKPVLAVVALFHFLHTWNDFMGPLLYLTKRSTFTLAVALQNYQTQNGGTPWHFLMAASTIVIVPVILLFFFTQKTFIRGIATTGMKG; translated from the coding sequence ATGCCGCGACCCGCCTCCACCCGCTTCGTCGTCTACGGCCTGCTGTTCACGCTCGGCTCGCTCTTCGCCACGCCCTTCGTGTGGCTGGTGCTGACGGCGTTGAAGCCGGTCGAGCAAACCACGAAGTTTCCGCCCGTCTTCATCCCGCGCGCCTACCATGCCGAGCTCGACGGACGCTCGGTCGAGGTGACCAAGGATTATGTCCTCACGCAGGATGCCGTCATCGTCGAGGCCGCCGGCCTGCGCCATGTCGTGTCACTCGCTCAGTTTGACGAGGCCGCCGGCACCGCGCGCCTCGCCCCCGACGCGCCGCCGCTGCCCGCCCGCCTGCTCAGGCGCGTGCAGGCCGGCGACTGGCGCGTGACCGAACGCGCTGAGGGCTTCGGCCGCGCCGGGAGCCTCGCCTGGGACATCGTGCCGGAGTCGGCCATCGACGCGCGCGTCAAGCCGCGCTGGGAAAATTTCTCCCTCGCCATCGCCACCATCGGCGGGCGCAGCGTGGAGGAGGTCCAGGGCACCGTCAGCACCGTTCATTCGCACGGAGCCGACTCAGAGGTTACCTTCTGGGACTTTCTCACCAACACCCTGCTGGTCTGCGTGCTCGGCACCATCGGGGCGGTCCTTTCCAACGCGCTCATCGCCTACGGATTCGCCCGCCTGCAGTGGCCCGGTCGCGATCTCCTCTTTGCGATCACCCTCGGCACGATGATGGTGCCCTTCCCTGTGCTCATGGTTCCGCTCTATGGTGTCTTCAAGGAGCTCGGCTGGATCGGCACGCTGCTTCCCCTCTGGGTGCCGGCGTGGTTCGGCAGCGCCTTCAACATCTTTCTCATGCGGCAGTTCTTCCGCACCATCCCCGAGGATCTCAGCGAGGCCGCGCGCATCGACGGCTGCAGCGAATGGCAGATCTTCTGGAAGGTCATCCTCCCTCTTTCCAAACCAGTGCTCGCCGTCGTCGCACTCTTTCACTTTCTGCACACGTGGAACGATTTCATGGGCCCGCTGCTTTACCTGACCAAGCGCTCCACCTTTACCCTCGCGGTGGCTCTCCAGAACTACCAGACGCAGAACGGCGGCACCCCCTGGCACTTCCTCATGGCCGCCAGCACCATCGTCATCGTGCCCGTCATCCTCCTCTTTTTCTTCACCCAAAAAACCTTCATCCGCGGCATCGCCACGACCGGCATGAAGGGCTGA
- a CDS encoding ABC transporter permease, with the protein MDLFTYEIRLAARRIFRRRAQSAIILVTFAASVALALLSFALFRSIFLTDLSFDPGSRLLLVQQVTANTGANVSFSTPTELDYWRQHQTQFESFAPVSLFRTTMLTEGGATERCYGATLSSDAMRLLGAQPLLGRLFTAGDDQPGSTTVILSEKFWRTRFGADPSIVGRALRVEAKLATVVGVMPDTFRFPNDQQLWLPIGFAPQWATDYASSPFLEIIGRLKPGATRAIATAELARIAAESRAAGSARAGLSPRVVPLRDSFIPENIRLSARVLFALALLFVAGSCLNAANLVLIDFLGRTGEFGVASSLGLSRAALVRQLLCQIGLLALASTALALWIVSIAGPILFASLAVTLNPVPYWLAFVVDLPLVGIGAALGLLATLAAAIGPALLLLRSSPETLMRDGASGLRGSRRAPWRHALVTAQVAVLTLLAIFAGLLVNSQWHLARRTLGFDATNVLDIRIALNAEDFKSPASRITVLERLLTTARELPGVTAASLIHEDLDYYDTPNGFLATQRAQLDQGAAQDQSKMTYISEDFPAVARLLIIEGEALPQTPEPDSPNYALVTKSLAARLWPGQSALGRELWVRRGFNVTAPPILIVVRGIISDFQSGSGFADQRDAVLTHYAKPAPLYFNLLVRGERSVPSLPEVSAALRRAAPNVAQYYPGAWSEKLERQLQIVALTSRLTSIFAAFAGALCLFGIYGLTVSAFAQRTREFGIRLALGGVPGGLWRHFARGYLGCAMLGATLGLAIAASLAGALGSLLYGVQPWDGATYISVGAGMLALTAVACLPSLNRFRRLDPAICLRSL; encoded by the coding sequence ATGGACCTTTTCACCTACGAGATTCGCCTCGCCGCGCGTCGGATTTTTCGACGTCGCGCCCAGAGCGCGATCATCCTCGTCACCTTCGCGGCCTCCGTCGCGCTGGCCTTACTGAGCTTCGCGCTCTTCCGCTCGATCTTCCTCACCGACCTCTCGTTTGATCCCGGCAGCCGCCTCCTGCTCGTGCAGCAGGTCACCGCCAACACCGGCGCCAACGTCTCTTTCTCCACGCCGACAGAGCTCGACTATTGGCGCCAACACCAAACGCAGTTCGAGTCTTTCGCCCCCGTCAGCCTCTTTCGCACCACCATGCTCACCGAGGGCGGTGCCACCGAGCGCTGCTACGGCGCCACGCTCTCTTCCGACGCGATGCGCCTGCTCGGGGCCCAGCCGCTTCTCGGCCGCCTCTTCACCGCCGGCGATGACCAGCCCGGCAGCACCACGGTCATTCTCAGCGAAAAGTTCTGGCGCACGCGCTTTGGCGCTGACCCCTCCATTGTCGGTCGTGCGCTGCGCGTCGAAGCCAAGCTCGCGACCGTCGTCGGCGTGATGCCCGACACCTTTCGGTTTCCCAACGACCAGCAGCTCTGGCTGCCCATCGGCTTCGCGCCCCAATGGGCCACTGACTACGCCTCGTCGCCTTTTCTCGAGATCATCGGCCGCCTGAAACCCGGCGCGACACGCGCGATCGCCACTGCCGAACTCGCCCGCATCGCCGCCGAGTCGCGCGCCGCCGGCTCCGCCCGCGCCGGCCTCTCGCCACGCGTCGTGCCGCTGCGCGACTCCTTCATACCCGAAAATATCCGCCTGAGTGCCCGCGTGCTGTTCGCCCTGGCGTTGCTCTTCGTTGCCGGCAGTTGCCTTAACGCCGCCAACCTCGTGCTCATCGATTTCCTCGGCCGCACCGGCGAGTTTGGCGTCGCTTCTTCCCTCGGCCTCTCGCGCGCCGCGCTCGTGCGACAATTGCTCTGTCAGATCGGCCTGCTCGCCCTCGCGTCCACGGCCCTCGCATTGTGGATCGTCAGCATCGCGGGCCCCATCCTCTTTGCCTCCCTCGCCGTGACCCTGAATCCCGTGCCCTACTGGCTCGCCTTTGTCGTCGATCTGCCACTCGTCGGCATCGGCGCAGCGCTCGGATTGCTCGCGACTCTCGCCGCCGCAATCGGTCCGGCGCTGCTGCTCCTGCGCTCCTCTCCCGAGACGCTGATGCGCGACGGTGCTTCCGGCCTTCGCGGCTCGCGACGCGCGCCTTGGCGTCACGCGCTGGTCACCGCTCAAGTCGCCGTGCTCACGTTGCTCGCGATATTCGCCGGCCTGCTGGTCAACTCGCAATGGCACCTCGCGCGCCGCACACTGGGGTTCGACGCCACCAACGTGCTCGACATCCGCATCGCGCTCAACGCCGAGGATTTCAAGTCCCCCGCTTCACGCATCACCGTGCTCGAACGCCTGCTCACCACCGCACGCGAACTGCCGGGCGTCACCGCCGCGAGCCTTATTCACGAGGATCTCGACTACTACGACACGCCGAACGGTTTCCTCGCCACGCAACGCGCCCAACTGGACCAGGGCGCTGCGCAGGATCAGTCCAAGATGACCTACATTTCCGAGGACTTTCCCGCCGTGGCCCGCCTGCTAATAATAGAAGGTGAGGCACTTCCGCAGACACCAGAGCCTGACTCGCCCAACTATGCGTTGGTCACGAAATCCCTCGCTGCCCGCCTGTGGCCCGGCCAGAGCGCGCTGGGACGCGAGTTGTGGGTGCGCCGCGGCTTCAACGTCACCGCGCCGCCTATTCTCATTGTCGTGCGCGGTATCATCTCTGATTTCCAATCGGGCTCCGGCTTCGCTGACCAGCGCGACGCCGTGCTCACACACTACGCGAAGCCCGCTCCGCTCTACTTCAACCTGCTGGTCCGCGGCGAACGCTCGGTGCCTTCATTGCCCGAAGTCTCGGCCGCTCTACGCCGCGCCGCGCCCAACGTCGCTCAATACTACCCCGGCGCTTGGAGCGAGAAGCTCGAACGTCAGTTGCAGATCGTAGCCCTGACCTCGCGGCTCACCTCGATCTTCGCCGCCTTCGCCGGCGCGCTTTGCCTGTTCGGCATCTACGGCCTCACCGTCTCCGCTTTCGCGCAACGCACACGCGAATTTGGCATCCGCCTCGCTTTGGGTGGGGTCCCCGGCGGACTCTGGCGACACTTTGCCCGCGGCTATCTCGGTTGCGCCATGCTCGGAGCGACGCTTGGGCTTGCCATCGCTGCATCGCTCGCCGGCGCCCTGGGCAGCCTTCTCTACGGCGTCCAACCGTGGGACGGTGCGACATATATCTCGGTCGGTGCCGGCATGCTCGCGTTGACCGCCGTCGCATGTTTGCCAAGCCTGAATCGGTTTCGCCGGCTCGATCCGGCTATCTGCCTCCGCAGCCTGTAA
- a CDS encoding sulfatase-like hydrolase/transferase produces the protein MSASNRPNVIVFFTDQQRADTTGAHGYPLGLTPNFDRMAATGTHVAHSYTCQPVCGPARSCLQTGYYATQTGVWKNGFRPDPKLPTLAQHFNAAGYHTGYIGKWHLAEHKYHGAVPRELQGGYQTWLGANLLEFVSDAYDTHLWDQDGKEHKLPGYRVDAITDAAIRHVDARTKEDKPFFLFLSYIEPHHQNHRDDYPAPVGYEQQYAAAPLPPDLAALKGTAPQHWPGYCGMIKRLDESLGRLFDSLRSLGQLDNTIVLYTCDHGCHFKTRNGEYKRSCHDASIRVPTALVGPGFNGGGRLENLVSLVDLPPTLLDAAGIAVPREMPGRSIKPLAQKRLEGAWPEEVFVQISESHTGRCIRTARWKYSVRAPGNDTTGKPVSQAASDVYEDDFLYDLQADPWEQTNLIGMPTFKNVVADLRARMVRRMTAIGEKEPRFIDAPQTDPFQRQVEYHGGSGVS, from the coding sequence ATGTCCGCCTCCAACCGTCCCAACGTCATCGTCTTCTTCACCGACCAGCAGCGCGCCGACACCACCGGTGCCCACGGCTACCCGCTCGGGCTGACCCCGAACTTCGACCGCATGGCGGCGACCGGCACGCACGTCGCGCACAGCTACACCTGCCAGCCGGTGTGCGGCCCCGCGCGCTCCTGCCTCCAGACCGGCTACTACGCCACGCAAACCGGGGTCTGGAAAAACGGTTTCCGTCCCGATCCGAAGCTGCCGACCCTAGCCCAGCATTTCAACGCCGCCGGCTACCACACGGGCTACATCGGCAAATGGCACCTCGCCGAGCACAAGTACCACGGCGCCGTGCCACGTGAGCTGCAGGGCGGCTACCAGACCTGGCTCGGCGCCAACCTGCTCGAGTTCGTCTCCGACGCCTACGACACGCACCTGTGGGATCAGGACGGCAAGGAACACAAGCTGCCCGGCTACCGCGTCGATGCCATCACCGACGCCGCCATCCGCCACGTCGATGCGCGCACCAAGGAGGACAAACCCTTCTTCCTCTTTCTTTCCTACATTGAGCCGCACCACCAGAACCACCGCGACGACTACCCCGCGCCGGTCGGCTACGAGCAGCAATACGCCGCCGCCCCGCTCCCGCCCGACCTGGCCGCACTCAAGGGCACCGCACCGCAGCACTGGCCCGGCTATTGCGGCATGATCAAGCGCCTCGACGAGTCCCTCGGCCGACTGTTCGACTCCCTGCGCAGCCTGGGCCAGCTGGACAACACCATCGTGCTCTACACCTGCGACCACGGCTGCCACTTCAAGACGCGCAACGGGGAATACAAACGCTCCTGCCACGACGCCTCCATCCGCGTGCCCACCGCCCTCGTAGGCCCGGGCTTCAACGGCGGCGGCCGTCTCGAGAACCTCGTCTCCCTGGTGGACCTGCCGCCGACTCTGCTCGATGCCGCGGGCATCGCCGTGCCCAGGGAGATGCCCGGCCGCTCAATCAAACCCCTGGCACAGAAACGCCTCGAGGGCGCGTGGCCCGAGGAGGTCTTCGTGCAGATTTCCGAAAGCCACACCGGCCGCTGCATCCGCACCGCCCGCTGGAAATATTCCGTGCGCGCCCCCGGCAACGACACCACCGGCAAACCCGTCTCCCAAGCCGCTTCCGATGTCTATGAGGATGATTTCCTTTACGACCTACAGGCCGATCCCTGGGAGCAGACCAACCTGATCGGCATGCCCACCTTTAAGAATGTCGTCGCAGATTTGCGCGCCCGGATGGTCCGCCGCATGACCGCCATCGGCGAAAAAGAGCCGCGTTTCATCGACGCCCCCCAAACCGATCCTTTCCAGCGCCAGGTCGAATACCACGGCGGCTCGGGCGTGAGCTGA